A window of Haliscomenobacter hydrossis DSM 1100 contains these coding sequences:
- a CDS encoding MerR family transcriptional regulator — translation MAVYSIRDLEKLSGIKAHTIRIWEQRYGVIAPKRTKTNIRYYQDDDLKFLLNVALLNKNGIKISKIALMTRQAVAEKVAAISEINFEYSTQLDALTISMIEMDEQKFDRIISTNIHQLGFERTMLEVIYPFLDKLGVLWLTGSINPVQENFISYLIRQKIIVAINNEPIPQGNHVKKFIIYLPEGEKQELSLLFMHYILKSRRNQVLYLGQDISLSDLRDACKVHKPDFIFTMISETFSKEPVQRYVDKLSETFPDVQILLSGYQVVAQKVSASHNVRVLRSLDHTLEFLEFLNQPEPRRSGGVAQASMASPQS, via the coding sequence GTGGCAGTATACTCTATTCGGGACTTGGAAAAACTTTCAGGGATCAAAGCACACACGATCCGCATCTGGGAGCAACGTTATGGAGTCATTGCTCCTAAGCGTACCAAGACCAATATTCGTTACTATCAGGACGACGACCTCAAGTTCCTGCTCAATGTGGCCTTGCTCAATAAGAATGGCATCAAAATTTCCAAAATTGCCCTCATGACCCGGCAGGCTGTGGCCGAAAAGGTGGCGGCCATTTCCGAAATCAATTTTGAATACAGCACCCAACTGGATGCCCTGACCATTTCGATGATTGAAATGGATGAGCAAAAGTTTGACCGCATCATTTCTACCAATATCCATCAATTGGGCTTTGAGCGCACCATGCTCGAAGTCATTTACCCTTTCCTCGATAAATTGGGGGTACTTTGGCTGACAGGGTCGATCAATCCGGTTCAGGAAAACTTCATCAGTTACCTCATCCGCCAAAAAATCATTGTTGCCATCAACAATGAACCCATTCCTCAAGGAAACCACGTCAAAAAATTCATCATTTATTTGCCTGAGGGGGAGAAACAGGAATTGAGCTTACTTTTCATGCACTACATCCTCAAGTCACGCCGCAACCAGGTGCTTTATCTGGGACAGGACATTTCATTGTCCGATCTGCGCGATGCCTGCAAAGTGCACAAGCCTGATTTCATTTTTACCATGATCAGCGAAACTTTCTCCAAAGAACCAGTGCAACGCTACGTTGACAAACTGTCCGAAACCTTCCCCGATGTTCAGATCTTGTTATCGGGTTATCAGGTGGTAGCACAAAAAGTATCGGCCTCACACAATGTACGGGTACTGCGCAGTTTAGACCACACCTTGGAATTTTTAGAGTTTTTGAACCAGCCAGAGCCGCGGCGAAGTGGTGGCGTTGCTCAAGCTTCCATGGCCAGTCCGCAATCATGA